The proteins below come from a single Mugil cephalus isolate CIBA_MC_2020 chromosome 7, CIBA_Mcephalus_1.1, whole genome shotgun sequence genomic window:
- the nedd8l gene encoding NEDD8 ubiquitin like modifier, like: MLIKVKTLTGKEIEIDIEPTDKVERIKERVEEKEGIPPQQQRLIYSGKQMNDEKTAADYKIQGGSVLHLVLALRGGSTLHSRCTHLSSSS; encoded by the exons ACTCTCACTGGAAAAGAAATAGAGATCGACATCGAGCCCACAGACAAG GTGGAGCGAATCAAAGAACgggtggaagagaaggaaggcATCCCGCCGCAGCAGCAAAGACTCATCTACAGCGGAAAACAGAT GAACGATGAGAAGACGGCAGCAGACTACAAGATCCAAGGAGGCTCAGTGCTCCACCTTGTGCTGGCACTAAGAGGAGGATCGACACTCCACAGTCGCTGCACACACCTCTCCTCTTCGTCATGA
- the ap1g2 gene encoding AP-1 complex subunit gamma-like 2 — translation MSPSVPLQEMIRAIRSARTQCEERGVIQRECAAIRAQFRQVDNGGRSHNLAKLLYVHMLGYPAHFGQMECVRMIASPRYNEKRVGYLGAMMLLDEKQDASLLITNSIKNDLSHSNQYVQSLALCTLACMGSAEMCRDLAPEIDKLLRASNSYIKKKAALCAVHIVRKVHDLGELFAPAARSLLSEKNHGVLHGAVVLITQLCEQNPETLERFRKTVPDLVQIMKSLVISGYSPEHDVAGISDPFLQVRILRLLRILGRNNEAASDAMNDLLAQVATNTDSTKTVGNAVLYETVLTVLDIKSESGLRILAVNILGRFLLNNDRNIRYIAMTSLQKIVGTDHNAVQRHRGTIVDCLKDQDASVKRRALDLSLALVSASNIRSMMKELLIFLSSCPPELKAQAANGIFNAAERYAPSQRWHIDTILHVLTTAGGDVRDETVPNLIQLITNTSELHCYTVHKLYRALLTDISQQSLVQVACWCIGEYGDLLLRGECQETEPVQVSEDDVLDALETVLQSHMSSPATRGFALTATMKLSTRITDNVDRIRSTVSIYGSCIDVELQQRAVEYNALFKKYDHMRAAVLERMPVIEKNSPGHTNGESTGETVKEVKPAKVKQGEPVLPPQPANQVCDLLDLLGSSEEPLQPGPALGSTEPILPVSTAGSAGGDLLDLLGGLEPAPLTPAPSVTVYNKGGVTMTLRCEKQSDTGLLVTLTASNSTDSDISSFTLQAAVPKSVELHMKAPSGDSLPARGAANVTQMVVLNNPNKVNLKMRIRVSYTSQGSAVQDMVQVDSFPGH, via the exons atgtCTCCATCAGTGCCCCTTCAAGAGATGATCCGGGCCATCAGGTCCGCCAGGACTCAGTGTGAGGAGCGGGGTGTCATCCAGAGGGAGTGTGCTGCCATCCGGGCACAGTTCAGACAAGTCGACAACGGGGGGAGATCGCACAACCTGGCCAAGCTGCTCTATGTGCACATGTTGGGTTACCCCGCTCACTTTGGTCAG ATGGAGTGCGTTCGGATGATAGCCAGCCCTCGCTACAACGAGAAGCGCGTGGGATACCTGGGAGCCATGATGCTACTGGATGAGAAGCAGGACGCCAGCCTACTCATCACAAACTCCATCAAGAA TGACCTTTCCCACAGTAACCAGTATGTGCAGTCTCTGGCTCTGTGCACACTGGCCTGCATGGGTTCGGCCGAGATGTGCAGAGATCTGGCACCAGAGATTGACAAACTGCTCCGAGCCTCCAACTCCTACATAAAGAAGAAG GCTGCTTTGTGCGCTGTTCACATTGTGAGAAAGGTCCATGATCTTGGAGAGCTCTTTGCCCCCGCCGCCCGTTCACTCCTCAGTGAGAAGAACCATG GTGTGTTACACGGTGCTGTCGTCCTCATCACTCAGCTGTGTGAGCAGAACCCAGAAACACTGGAGCGGTTCAGAAAG ACGGTGCCTGATTTGGTGCAGATCATGAAGAGTTTGGTTATATCAGGTTATTCTCCGGAACATGATGTGGCAGGAATCAGTGACCCCTTCCTGCAG GTACGCATCTTGAGATTGCTGAGAATCCTCGGGCGCAACAACGAAGCGGCCAGTGACGCCATGAACGACCTTCTAGCTCAG GTGGCGACCAACACAGACAGCACTAAGACCGTGGGCAACGCTGTCCTCTACGAGACTGTTCTCACTGTATTGGACATCAAGTCAGAGAGCGGCCTCAGG ATTCTGGCTGTGAACATCCTTGGAAGGTTTCTCCTCAACAACGACAGGAACATTCG ATATATTGCCATGACCTCTCTTCAGAAGATTGTTGGGACTGACCATAACGCAGTGCAGCGCCACAGGGGAACCATAGTGGACTGCCTGAAGGACCAGGACGCCTCTGTCAAGCG CCGTGCCTTGGACCTGTCCCTGGCTCTGGTGTCGGCCTCCAACATCCGCTCCATGATGAAGGAACTGCtcatctttctctcctcctgtcctcccgaGCTCAAGGCCCAAGCTGCCAACGGCATCTTCAACGCCGCTGAAAG gtATGCGCCCTCTCAGCGCTGGCACATTGACACCATCCTGCATGTCCTCACCACG GCAGGGGGCGACGTGAGAGATGAAACGGTGCCCAACCTGATTCAGCTCATCACCAATACCTCAGAGCTGCACTGTTACACTGTCCACAAGCTGTACCGGGCTCTTCTTACGGACATCTctcag CAATCCCTGGTCCAGGTGGCCTGCTGGTGTATAGGAGAGTATGGagacctgctgctgagaggagAGTGTCAGGAGACTGAACCTGTGCAG GTTTCCGAGGACGATGTCCTGGATGCCTTGGAAACGGTTCTACAGTCTCACATGTCCTCCCCGGCGACCAGAGGCTTCGCTCTCACAGCCACCATGAAACTGAGCACACGCATCACTGATAATGTGGA TCGGATCAGAAGCACCGTCAGCATCTACGGCAGCTGTATAGACGTGGAGCTCCAGCAGAGAGCGGTTGAATACAACGCTCTCTTCAAGAAATATGACCACATGAG GGCGGCGGTGCTGGAGAGGATGCCGGTGATTGAAAAGAACTCTCCGGGTCACACCAATGGAGAGTCCACAGGGGAGACTGTGAAGGAGGTCAAACCAGCCAAAGTAAAACAGGGAGAACCAGTGCTGCCTCCACAGCCTGCTAACCAG GTGTGTGATCTCTTGGACCTGCTTGGTAGTTCTGAGGAGCCTCTGCAGCCCGGCCCGGCACTAGGCAGCACAGAACCCATCCTGCCCGTCAGCACAGCTGGCAGTGCTGGAGGAGACCTCCTGGATCTGTTGGGAGGTTTAGAGCCCGCTCCACTCACACCAG CTCCCTCAGTGACGGTGTACAACAAGGGCGGCGTGACCATGACGCTACGTTGTGAGAAACAGTCCGACACGGGCCTGTTGGTCACGCTCACAGCCTCCAACTCCACAGACTCAGACATCAGCAGCTTCACCCTGCAGGCGGCTGTGCCCAAG AGCGTCGAGTTACACATGAAGGCCCCCAGCGGGGACTCGCTTCCTGCTCGAGGGGCAGCTAACGTGACCCAGATGGTGGTCCTCAACAACCCCAACAAG GTTAATCTGAAAATGAGGATCCGTGTCTCTTACACCAGCCAGGGATCAGCTGTTCAGGATATGGTCCAGGTCGACTCTTTCCCCGGACATTGA
- the slc7a8b gene encoding large neutral amino acids transporter small subunit 2 gives MTGVPRKRSSSSSSSLRRASESKESADPQQDAGKDAGGSSGVALKKQIGLVSACGIIVGNIIGSGIFVSPKGVLENASSVGVAVIVWVTTGVITAIGALCYAELGVTIPKSGGDYSYVKDIFGGLAGFLRLWIAVLIIYPTNQAVIALTFSNYILQPLFPSCLPPGTGLRLLAAVCLLLLTWVNCHSVRWATCVQDVFTAGKLLALGLIIITGLVQICKGHYYWLEPEHAFETFRDYEVGLIALSFLQGSFAYGGWNFLNYVTEELVDPYRNLPRAIYISIPVVTFVYVFANVAYVTAMSPKELLASNAVAVTFGEKLLGVMSWIMPISVALSTFGGVNGSLFTSSRLFFAGAREGHLPRLLAMIHVERCTPIPALLFTLISTLLMLCTSDIYTLINYVGFINYLFYGVTIAGQIVLRIKEPDMYRPIKVSLVWPVIYLLFWAFLLVFSLYSQPLVCGIGLAIMMTGVPVYLLGVYWENKPPAVDVAMGKITHLCQKLCSVVYPVMDDNPEMQEPQKDVDGEDGKSPQTQDSACA, from the exons ATGACCGGGGTGCCGAGGAagcggagcagcagcagcagcagcagcctgaggcGGGCCAGTGAGTCGAAGGAGTCCGCAGACCCCCAGCAGGACGCCGGGAAGGATGCAGGAGGAAGCTCCGGAGTGGCTCTGAAAAAGCAAATCGGTCTGGTCAGCGCCTGTGGCATTATAGTGG GCAACATCATCGGATCAGGGATTTTTGTGAGTCCTAAGGGGGTCCTAGAGAATGCCAGCTCAGTGGGTGTGGCCGTCATTGTGTGGGTCACCACTGGAGTCATCACAGCCATCGGTGCCCTCTGCTATGCAGAGTTGGGTGTGACCATCCCCAAGTCAGGAGGAGATTATTCTTACGTCAAGGACATCTTTGGAGGATTGGCTGG GTTCCTGCGTCTGTGGATTGCAGTGTTGATTATCTACCCCACCAATCAGGCTGTGATCGCTCTCACCTTCTCCAACTACATCCTGCAGCCACTCTTTCCCTCCTGCCTTCCCCCAGGGACTGGCCTACGTCTGCTGGCTGCCGTCTGCCTGC TGTTGCTGACGTGGGTGAATTGCCACAGTGTGCGCTGGGCCACATGTGTCCAAGATGTCTTCAccgctgggaagcttttggccCTGGGACTCATCATAATCACGGGTCTTGTCCAAATATGCAAAg GTCACTATTACTGGTTGGAGCCAGAACACGCCTTTGAGACCTTCAGAGACTATGAGGTCGGCCTGATAGCTCTGTCCTTTCTACAAGGCTCATTTGCATACGGAGGCTGGAATTTCCTCAACTACGTCACGGAGGAGTTGGTCGACCCATACAG GAATCTACCGCGTGCAATCTACATCTCTATCCCTGTGGTTACCTTCGTTTACGTGTTTGCCAATGTGGCCTACGTCACGGCCATGAGCCCCAAGGAGCTGCTTGCCTCCAATGCTGTGGCAGTG ACATTTGGAGAGAAACTTCTAGGAGTAATGTCATGGATTATGCCCATCTCTGTGGCCCTCTCCACCTTCGGTGGGGTCAATGGCTCCCTCTTCACATCGTCGCG GCTATTTTTCGCTGGTGCGAGGGAAGGTCATCTGCCTCGTCTGCTGGCCATGATTCACGTCGAGCGCTGCACTCCCATCCCAGCTTTGCTGTTCACT TTGATCTCCACTCTGCTGATGCTGTGTACCAGTGACATTTACACCCTCATAAACTACGTGGGTTTCATCAACTACCTCTTCTACGGCGTCACTATCGCCGGGCAGATCGTGCTGCGCATTAAGGAGCCTGACATGTATCGACCAATCAAG GTGAGCTTGGTATGGCCCGTGATCTACCTGCTGTTCTGGGCCTTCCTATTGGTCTTTTCCCTTTACTCCCAGCCTTTAGTCTGTGGCATCGGCCTGGCCATCATGATGACCGGTGTGCCTGTATATCTTCTGGGAGTCTACTGGGAAAACAAGCCACCGGCCGTTGATGTTGCTATGG GTAAAATCACACATCTGTGCCAAAAGCTCTGTTCAGTGGTCTACCCAGTAATGGATGACAACCCAGAGATGCAAGAGCCTCAGAAGGATGTAGATGGGGAAGATGGAAAAAGCCCTCAAACGCAAGACTCGGCATGTGCATAA
- the prmt5 gene encoding protein arginine N-methyltransferase 5: MASVSTGGRVSCGRDLNCVPEIADTLAAVAKLGFDFLCMPLFHPRFRREFELEPAKSRAGAQTRSDLLLCGRDWNTLIVGKLSSWIDADSEIETERRNSEAALAQELNFSAYLGLPVFMIPLKGPRNANLARLLLNHIHTGHHTSNFWIRVPLMASEDMREDLIENEPAACIDDMSIDEKTWSWWHSFRTLCDYNKRICLAIEVGADMPSDAVFDKWLGEPIKAAILPTSIFLTNKKGFPVLSKAHQRIIFRLFKLEAQFIFTGTSRHTEKDFRSYLQYLEYLNQNRPAPNAYELFAKGYEDYLQSPLQPLMDNLESQTYEVFEKDPIKYSQYQQAVYKCLLDRVPEEQKDTNVQVLMVLGAGRGPLVNASLRAARQADRKLRVYAVEKNPNAVITLENWRFEEWGDQVTVVSCDMREWAAPEKADIIVSELLGSFGDNELSPECLDGAQHFLKDDGVSIPCSYTSFLAPLSSSKLYNEVRGCRERDKDPECHFETPYVVRLHNFHQLAEPKPCFTFTHPTTDMNNNRYQCLRFSVGCNSVLHGFAGYFETTLYKDVTLSIKPDTHSPGMFSWFPILFPLKQPISISRGDDVTVRFWRCNNGKKVWYEWAVTEPSCSAIHNPAGRSYTIGL; the protein is encoded by the exons ATGGCGTCCGTCAGTACGGGGGGCAGAGTGTCCTGCGGGAGAGATTTAAATTGTGTGCCGGAGATAGCTGACACGTTAGCTGCAGTCGCCAAACTTGG GTTTGACTTCCTGTGCATGCCCCTGTTCCACCCGAGGTTCAGGAGGGAGTTCGAGTTGGAGCCCGCTAAATCTCGAGCCGGTGCCCAGACCCGCTCAGACCTGCTGCTGTGTGGCAGAG ACTGGAATACTCTCATAGTTGGGAAGCTGTCCTCATGGATCGATGCCGATTCAGAAATCGAGACCGAGCGCAGAAACTCGGAGGCC GCTCTAGCACAAGAGTTAAACTTTTCGGCCTACCTGGGTCTGCCTGTCTTCATGATCCCTCTTAAGGGCCCACGTAATGCCAATCTAGCCCGACTGCTGCTAAACCACATCCACACTGGACACCACACCTCAAAT TTCTGGATACGTGTTCCGCTGATGGCATCAGAGGACATGCGGGAAGATCTGATCGAGAATGAACCAGCTGCTTGTATTGATGACATGAGCATTGATGAGAAGACTTGGAGCTG gtggcACTCATTTAGAACCCTTTGTGATTACAACAAGAGGATCTGTCTAG CTATTGAAGTTGGAGCAGACATGCCATCAGACGCTGTGTTTGATAAATGGCTTGGGGAACCAATCAAAGCAGCCATACTCCCCACCAGCATCTTTCTGACTAATAAGAAAGGCTTCCCTGTTTTGTCAAAAGCCCATCAGAGAATAATCTTCCGTCTTTTCAag TTGGAAGCACAGTTCATCTTCACAGGCACCAGCCGTCACACTGAGAAGGATTTCCGATCATACCTGCAGTACCTGGAATACCTCAACCAAAACAGACCCGCACCCAATGCCTATGAGCTCTTTGCCAAGGGTTATGAAGACTATCTGCAGTCACCTCTGCAG CCCCTCATGGACAACTTGGAGTCGCAGACATATGAAGTGTTTGAGAAGGATCCTATTAAGTATTCACAGTACCAACAG GCTGTATACAAGTGTCTACTAGACCGAGTTCCAGAGGagcagaaagacacaaatgttCA GGTGCTGATGGTGTTGGGAGCAGGCAGGGGTCCTCTGGTCAATGCATCCCTGCGTGCTGccaggcaggcagacaggaaGCTGAGGGTGTACGCTGTGGAGAAAAATCCCAACGCTGTAATCAC ACTAGAGAACTGGCGCTTTGAGGAGTGGGGTGATCAGGTGACAGTGGTGTCATGTGACATGCGCGAGTGGGCAGCGCCAGAGAAAGCTGACATCATTGTCAGCGAGCTGCTTGGATCCTTTGGTGACAATGAACTCTCCCCAGAGTGCTTAGATGGAGCACAGCACTTTCTCAAAG ATGATGGAGTGAGCATCCCCTGTTCCTACACGTCCTTCCttgctcctctgtcctcctccaaGCTTTATAACGAAGTCCGTGGGTGCCGAGAACGTGACAAGGACCCCGAGTGCCATTTTGAGACGCCCTACGTAGTGCGCCTCCATAACTTCCACCAGTTGGCTGAACCAAAGCCATGCTTCACCTTCACACACCCCACAACAG aCATGAACAATAATCGGTATCAGTGCCTCAGATTCTCAGTTGGTTGTAACTCAGTGCTCCATGGCTTTGCGGGCTACTTTGAGACAACACTGTACAAAGATGTCACACTCA gtaTAAAACCAGATACACATTCACCTGGAATGTTCTCCTGGTTCCCCATCCTTTTCCCCCTCAAA CAACCCATCTCCATATCCCGaggtgatgatgtcacagtgagaTTCTGGCGCTGCAACAATGGGAAGAAGGTTTGGTATGAATGGGCTGTGACCGAGCCCTCCTGCTCTGCCATCCACAACCCCGCAGGCCGTTCCTACACCATCGGCCTGTGA
- the psmb11a gene encoding proteasome subunit beta type-11a has translation MPPCPPNHSVTVQRPFPLSHGTTTLGFIYQGGVIAAADTRASAGGLVACPAVHKITPIHSHLVVTSSGSGADCMLWERILIREIRLYQLRHRRRLSIRATAKLLSFMLHPFKGTEVCVALTLCGWDNNGPKVIYVCSDGAFLQGNVFSVGSGSPYAYGVLDGGLGSNLSKEEAISLAREAVFRATHRDAYSGNNVDLFHITAQGWSQRKREDLKEEYYRDMERRAADPKRKKKSGKTKFS, from the exons ATGCCACCTTGCCCACCAAACCATTCAGTGACAGTCCAAAGGCCTTTCCCTTTGTCTCATGGCACAACAACCCTGGGTTTCATCTATCAAGGTGGGGTGATTGCAGCTGCAGATACACGTGCCAGTGCTGGGGGGCTTGTTGCCTGTCCGGCTGTTCATAAGATTACCCCTATTCACTCTCATTTAGTGGTCACCTCCTCTGGTAGCGGTGCTGACTGCATGCTGTGGGAGCGGATTCTGATTAGAGAGATTCGACTCTACCAACTGCGACACAGGCGACGTCTTTCAATACGTGCTACTGCCAAGCTTCTCTCATTCATGCTGCATCCCTTTAAAGGTACTGAAGTGTGTGTGGCTCTCACTCTGTGTGGCTGGGA TAACAATGGTCCAAAGGTGATATATGTGTGCAGCGATGGAGCCTTTTTGCAAGGAAATGTCTTCTCTGTGGGCTCAGGTTCTCCTTATGCTTATGGAGTACTTGATGGAGGGTTGGGGAGTAACCTCAGTAAAGAAGAAGCCATCTCCTTGGCGAGAGAAGCAGTGTTCAGAGCCACTCACAGGGATGCCTACTCAGGGAACAATGTGGACCTCTTCCATATTACAGCCCAGGGATGGAGCCAGAGAAAAAGGGAGGACCTGAAAGAAGAATATTACAGAGACATGGAGAGGAGGGCTGCAGATccaaaacgaaagaaaaaaagtggcaAAACTAAATTCTCCTAA
- the psmb5 gene encoding proteasome subunit beta type-5: protein MALASVLNSDCADFSFDSYQPFAFGCEPGHSGLGHEPTPGDNLSFSVKNPLCAVDEDGVERKIEFLHGTTTLAFKFQHGVIVAVDSRATAGSYIASQTVKKVIEINPYLLGTMAGGAADCSFWERLLARQCRIYELRNKERISVAAASKLLANMVYQYKGMGLSMGTMVCGWDKRGPGLYYVDSEGNRVCGDLFAVGSGSMYAYGVMDSGLRHDLTVEEACELGRRAIYQATYRDAYSGGQVNLYHVHSEGWTRVSQEDVLMLHQQYKEQA from the exons ATGGCTCTTGCTAGTGTGTTGAACAGTGATTGTGCGGATTTTTCGTTTGATAGTTACCAGCCCTTTGCTTTTGGTTGCGAGCCCGGACACAGCGGTCTGGGACACGAGCCCACACCGGGGGACAACCTCAGTTTTTCCGTTAAAAACCCGCTGTGCGCCGTAGACGAGGACGGCGTCGAGAGGAAAATAGAGTTTCTGCATGGCACCACCACCTTAGCATTTAAA TTCCAGCATGGAGTTATTGTTGCAGTGGACTCTCGGGCCACAGCGGGCTCTTACATCGCCTCACAGACGGTCAAGAAGGTGATCGAGATCAACCCCTACCTGCTGGGTACCATGGCTGGAGGAGCCGCAGACTGTAGCTTCTGGGAGCGCCTGCTGGCTCGCCAGTGCCGCATCTATGAGCTACGCAACAAGGAGCGTATCTCGGTGGCAGCAGCCTCCAAGCTGCTGGCCAACATGGTGTATCAATACAAGGGCATGGGACTCAGCATGGGAACCATGGTGTGTGGCTGGGACAAGAGAGGCCCAG GATTGTACTATGTCGACTCAGAAGGGAACCGGGTGTGCGGCGACTTGTTCGCGGTGGGTTCGGGCTCCATGTACGCCTACGGTGTGATGGACAGTGGCCTGCGGCACGACCTGACCGTGGAGGAGGCCTGCGAGCTGGGCCGCCGCGCCATCTACCAGGCCACGTACCGCGACGCCTACAGCGGAGGGCAGGTCAACCTGTACCACGTCCACAGCGAGGGCTGGACCAGGGTCTCCCAGGAAGACGTGCTCATGCTGCACCAACAGTACAAAGAGCAGGCATAg